The following coding sequences lie in one Arachis hypogaea cultivar Tifrunner chromosome 4, arahy.Tifrunner.gnm2.J5K5, whole genome shotgun sequence genomic window:
- the LOC112796343 gene encoding glucan endo-1,3-beta-glucosidase, basic isoform: protein MASFFFAITISSSALMASLLLLLALFAVNLRITGAQIGVCYGMMGNNLPSAQEVIELCKANNIVRMRLYDPNQAALEALRNSGIELMLDVPNSDLQSLANPNNAGQWVQTNVLNFYPAVNIKYIAVGNEVKPVGDSTSWMAQYVLPAIQNVYQAIRAKGLQDQIKVSTAIDMTLIGTSYPPSKGSFRSDVRSYLDPIIGYLVYANSPLFANVYPYFSYVGDPNDISLPYALFTAPNVVVWDGSRGYQNLFDAVLDSVHAALDNTGIGYVKVVVSESGWPSDGGFAATYDNARVYLGNLIQHVKGGTPMRPNVAIETYLFGMFDENQKSPEVEKHFGVFYPNKQKKYPFNFGFSAARHWEDDIVTIKNASAPLRSDA from the coding sequence GCGCTCAAATTGGTGTATGTTACGGGATGATGGGCAACAACCTACCATCAGCACAAGAAGTGATAGAGCTTTGCAAAGCAAACAACATTGTGAGAATGAGGCTCTACGATCCAAACCAAGCAGCTCTTGAAGCACTTAGAAACAGCGGCATTGAGCTCATGTTGGACGTTCCAAATTCCGACCTTCAAAGCCTCGCCAACCCAAACAACGCTGGCCAATGGGTTCAAACAAACGTCCTCAACTTCTATCCAGCTGTCAACATCAAATACATCGCCGTCGGCAACGAAGTCAAACCCGTCGGCGACTCCACTTCATGGATGGCTCAGTACGTTCTCCCAGCAATCCAAAACGTGTATCAAGCCATAAGAGCTAAAGGCCTTCAAGATCAAATCAAGGTTTCAACCGCCATCGACATGACCCTTATAGGAACCTCTTATCCCCCATCAAAGGGTTCATTTCGAAGCGATGTAAGGTCCTACTTGGACCCCATAATCGGCTACTTAGTCTATGCAAATTCGCCACTTTTCGCAAATGTGTACCCTTATTTTAGCTACGTTGGAGACCCCAATGATATATCACTGCCTTACGCTTTGTTTACTGCACCGAATGTTGTTGTCTGGGATGGATCAAGAGGGTACCAAAACCTGTTTGATGCAGTTTTGGACTCCGTCCATGCAGCTCTTGATAACACCGGGATTGGATACGTGAAAGTGGTTGTGTCTGAGAGTGGATGGCCTTCGGATGGTGGATTTGCGGCAACATATGACAATGCAAGAGTTTATTTGGGAAATTTGATTCAACATGTGAAGGGTGGTACCCCAATGAGGCCTAATGTGGCTATAGAGACTTACCTGTTTGGGATGTTTGATGAGAACCAAAAGAGCCCTGAAGTGGAGAAACATTTCGGTGTCTTCTATCCAAACAAGCAAAAGAAGTATCCATTTAATTTTGGATTTAGTGCAGCAAGACACTGGGAGGATGACATTGTTACTATTAAGAATGCTTCTGCTCCTTTAAGGAGCGACGCCTAA